A single genomic interval of Sporosarcina sp. ANT_H38 harbors:
- a CDS encoding alpha/beta family hydrolase: MQQKKSLKFKIFTGITIFILIVVLGFFIYVSSYYKAGTLALDSLKSDSLVKVEESGDILFAPVSNAKNIGFIFYPGAKVEASAYATIAKEIASNGYTVIIAEMNFNLAILSPNRADSIISNYKDIDTWAIGGHSLGGVMASNYALENDEIKGLVLLASYPQNKTNFSSKSIKVLSLWGSNDKVADLKKVKEAINVMPRDAEFIEINDGNHGGFGDYGHQKGDGESLITNKQQMMDTSKYIIDLLGSIN; encoded by the coding sequence ATGCAACAAAAGAAATCATTAAAATTCAAAATTTTTACCGGAATTACTATTTTTATATTAATAGTGGTTTTGGGATTTTTTATTTATGTAAGTTCATACTATAAGGCCGGTACATTAGCTTTGGATAGTTTGAAATCCGACTCTCTAGTTAAAGTCGAAGAAAGTGGAGATATTTTATTTGCACCAGTATCTAATGCCAAAAATATAGGATTTATTTTCTATCCAGGAGCAAAGGTAGAAGCTTCAGCATATGCAACTATAGCAAAAGAAATAGCATCAAATGGATATACCGTTATTATAGCTGAAATGAATTTTAATTTAGCAATTTTATCACCTAATAGAGCAGATAGTATAATAAGTAATTATAAAGATATCGATACTTGGGCTATAGGAGGACATTCTTTAGGGGGAGTTATGGCATCAAATTATGCACTTGAAAATGATGAAATAAAAGGTTTAGTATTACTAGCATCATATCCCCAAAATAAAACAAACTTTAGTAGTAAATCAATAAAAGTCTTGTCACTATGGGGAAGCAATGATAAAGTTGCAGATTTAAAAAAAGTAAAAGAGGCTATAAATGTTATGCCACGTGATGCAGAATTTATAGAAATAAATGATGGGAATCATGGAGGTTTTGGAGATTATGGACATCAAAAAGGTGATGGGGAATCTTTAATTACAAATAAACAGCAGATGATGGATACATCAAAATATATTATAGATCTTTTGGGTAGTATAAACTAA
- a CDS encoding YjjG family noncanonical pyrimidine nucleotidase: protein MKYDVFLFDLDDTLMDFAETERHAFTNVFNSNGFPNGLVEYRDSYRAISSVLWNDLEQGRTSLAELKTERFQRLFLQHGLEIDAEVFGQTYLDNLGKEVHLFEGVTEMLSSLEGSRVAIVTNGFKDVQLARIAGSILKDTFEAIFTSEEAGFQKPQVEIFEYVFQQLKITDKSRVLMIGDSLSSDILGGNNFGIDTCWFNPHRKKNTSSARPTHEVHDWRAFNFGKQTVR from the coding sequence ATGAAATATGATGTATTTTTGTTTGATTTGGATGATACGTTAATGGATTTTGCTGAAACAGAGAGGCATGCATTTACAAATGTTTTCAACTCTAATGGTTTTCCAAATGGATTGGTGGAGTATAGAGATAGTTATCGAGCAATTAGTTCTGTGCTTTGGAACGATTTAGAGCAAGGGCGAACCTCATTGGCTGAGTTAAAAACAGAGCGATTTCAACGACTATTTCTTCAACACGGTCTCGAAATCGATGCAGAAGTATTTGGACAAACGTATCTTGATAATTTGGGTAAAGAAGTCCACCTTTTTGAAGGAGTAACGGAAATGCTTAGCAGTCTCGAGGGTTCCAGAGTCGCAATCGTAACAAACGGTTTCAAAGATGTTCAATTGGCTCGTATAGCCGGATCTATTTTGAAAGACACATTTGAAGCGATCTTTACATCTGAAGAAGCTGGGTTCCAGAAACCACAAGTAGAAATTTTCGAATACGTCTTTCAACAGTTGAAGATTACCGATAAATCTCGCGTACTTATGATTGGTGATTCCCTTTCATCGGATATTCTTGGTGGCAATAACTTCGGCATTGATACGTGTTGGTTCAATCCCCACCGGAAGAAAAACACGAGTTCGGCACGGCCAACGCATGAAGTTCATGATTGGAGAGCTTTTAACTTTGGTAAGCAAACGGTTCGTTGA